The sequence below is a genomic window from Lentimicrobium saccharophilum.
TCAGAGGAAAATGATATCATCTCAAAACTTACTAACGATAAGCATTTATCCAGATACATCATTCCTAAAGAGACAAAATCAAATATCATTGAAGAATTAAACTGTTTGGGAGTTAGTTATCGAACATTGTTCATGGATCTTGACAATTTGTCTAAAGATTTGATAAGAAGATATCAGAATCCTGCATGGAGCTGTTGGGGGCAACCGGATCAACCAAACTTTGATTCCATCCTGTAACCTTTCGGACGGAATTGATACTAGCGACTAGAGTAATGTGACTTATGCGAATCAAGGGTTAAAATATTAAAGAAATGAATGCTGCGGAGATTTTTCCGAAAACATGAACCAATAATCCGGCAGTTGAACGAGTTTTAGAAGCCCTTTGAAAGTCAGTTTTTTCGATGAGCCAGTTAAATAAAGCCTCTATAGGTTGCCTGATTGTGGATACGGCTTTGGAAAACAAATCATTATAAGCTCTATCAAAATTCTTTTCCCAGTTTGATTGATTTTGCACTCCCTTAATTGGAGTAAGCATCAACGAGTTCTTTGAATTAGCCAGGTTGTTGAAATAGTCAACGTTATGGTAGATTTTATCTCCATAAAAAGTTCGGTTTTCGATATTCTCCCATGCATTTTTAAAAACATTCAGATCATTCTCAGATGCAGCAGTAACAAGAAGTTGTTCCGGGTAAGGTAATTTTTTAGGATGTTTAAAAGCCAGTGCGTGAAGTTTCAAACCAAAGTAGTACATGGCTTTTGTAGAACAATAACCTTTATCAGTGATTTCACGAGCTACTTTACCAACGCGTTTACCAGAACATGTAATTATTGGAAGAGAATCCAATACACTTTCATTGTCTGAGCATGTAACTGGTTTATACTCCGCCAACAAAGAGCCAGCGAATAGCTTGAAAGCTTCAGAAAGCCTATTTAAACGGTTATTAAATGCGGTGTAGGAAGGCAACTTTGGAAACCAGGAACGCAAATAATCATTGGCAAATGAATGGATCTGCTTGATCTTCACTCGCTGTTCCTGATTGACACAAAACAAATAAATGGTCATAATTTCCTGATCTGAAAACGCTGGTTCATCATTGTTGCTAAACCGCATACAAGAAAATTTTAGTTCATTCTCGTACTTTTCGCAAACTTGAAAGTAAATTTTGATTAATTTGTCTGCCTTAACCTGAGATATCATATCTTAAGTGGTGTAGTGGTATATTCCACTAAGATACTGATTCTCAGGTTATTAATAAAATATATTATTCATAACTTGTTAACAATCAGATTGTTAACAACTGCTTACTAATTTAACTTCAACCCTTGATTCGCATGACTTAATACCATTTATGGCAATTTGTCAGCAGTGATTAGATTATTAGATGTTAAACCGAAACCAAGTTAATTCAATTTTAACTATTCGTGTATCTCTATCTTAATTCTTGCGCCATCAATAGTAACTTCAACCGCCATCCATTTCTCTAAAGACTCGATCTTTTTAAACCATCCATCATAATCAAGACAATTGTCGATTATTTCTAAAATGATAATCTGCTTAATGTGATCATAATCGATCCTCATTTTGTCAAACACACATAAGGGTTGCAATTGAGAAAAATGCTTGGAAGGTTCAATCGTATCTGCTAGACATAAAAGGAATAATAACCCATGTTCTTTTTTTTTCAACCTTTTTTCATGGTGGTTTATGATTATTAAATCTATCAAACCGCTTCTCGTATATAATTCTAGATCCTCCTCTTCAGTACAAAACCAAATGTTATGGGCTATAATGATACTTGCAATGTGTTTATACCAATCAATATGGTCTGAAGACCAGTGCAGCCCCTTGTAAGAAAAGTCTGTTTTATCAAATGGCAAATTATCTGATTTCGCATTAGATTTAGCTGCCCTTATAGCTTTGTTGAGGTTTTTTATCAACCGATCATAAAGTAGAAGGCCTCCAATAATCCCATGATTTAGAAAATGGCGTTTCTTCCTGCAATAATTGAAATAATTTTTAACAACGCAAGAACTGTGAGGGTCTTCTTGAAAATCATGTAAACCGTTATTAGTGATCTTGAGATTAGATTTTAATCTACTAAGTGAATATTCATCAGGTGGAAATCTATTTTTGTCATTTTCAATATAGTACCCATAATCATGGTATAAGCAACACAGATACCAAAAGTATTCAAATTTAGGTTTATGGGTTTGAGTCTCTAGAACAATTTCTTTAAGAAATAATCCAAGGAAAAAAGTTGAAAGTGTATGAATATTCTTAAATCTATCGTAATTAAGAGTTGGATCAATTACTGCAAATTTATTCCCAGTATTGAAATAATTATTAACGAATCGATTTGCAATTGCTTCATCGGAAAATGGGAACTGATCAAAGTTCATATTGTGGTAATACTTCCAACTTCCACTATTAAATAACTTCTTATAAATCGAATGGAAAGTTTCCATAAGCACTTTTTTACAGGCATTTAAAAGTAGTTATTCCTGATCAAATAATAGAATCAAATCAAAATATGTGCTTATTCACTTTAAGTTTGATCCAGGATCCTAGGTTTGTTATATTATCGACAATTTTTTATTCAAAAGGCTATCGTGTTTAACTTTAAAAAAATAAAACCTTCTGTATTCCTACGCCAGTAAGGATTTTGAGTTTTGTCCTTTGGAAAAGTTAATTTCAACTGTACTTTTAAAGCGGCTCACGCGAATTTCTTAAAGCGTGAGAACCCATGAAAAAGAACCGGAAAAAGAAAAGTAAAAAAAGAAAAAATACAAGAACCCATTTGCCGTTGAAAAAGTGGCAACTGATCCTTAAAGAAATAGCAACTAACTGCCTTGCCAATTGGATTTATGAATTATTGAAACTCTTATTGAAATTGTTATTTCATTATTGGGCTTTTTATCAAGGATTCCAATTGATCACGAACTGAATTTAACCTTAAATTCAGCTCAACCTTCCTGTTAAACTGCTTACAATTGGCAATACTAGCCTTTAGTTTTTCAATTTCTTTTTCAAGTGTATAAAGCTGTTGCTTATACTCAACCAAGTCCCTCAATGACTTATTTGCCATCTTTGGGGCTCCGGAAAGTTGATTGCAAAAATCATGATATACTGCATCAAGGTTTCTTTTTAGATTTAACGAGTATTTATTCTCATTTGACTGAAACCAATCAGTCCTGAATCTCCAATCAATGACTGAATTGTTTTCATTTAATGGGTGGGGATGCTTAACCGATGTTGACAAGTATATTTCTGTGTCTTTTTCGATGATGAAAATAATATTGTAAGGAATCGCTTTGTCAATGAGTTCCAGAAGTAAAGGTATCTCCTCTTTAATTTTCAGTTCAACCTTGAAAATTTGAATTTCCTTGATTTCATCCGCTTTCAGATTTAAAGTTTGCGGCGATAGCTTGTATAACCAACTGATACGGGCAACAAGATTGGTTAACAATTTTTTCTGCTTCACATTGGAATATGATTCAAAGGCATTCTTTGGAATTACCTTGCCTACTCTGGCAGAAGCGGGTATATCAAATATGTCCATTCACCGCACTATTAAGAACGAAATTAGCTTAAAGTCTTCAATGCCTTTAAGTTTTTCCTGAAGCGCAGTTGTCCCTCCTGCCTTGAAGAGACTCAGGACTTCCTTTTCCTCTTCAGTGCGAAGGATTGAACCAATACTCTGCTTCAACAATGATGAATATGAGTCCATCCGGTGATAATCGTCAGTTTCAAAGGCTAACTCTTTGCACAGCTCAATCATTGGTTCACTTTTACCCTTACAAAGCAAACGCACAGCATCTAAAATCTTCTTGGATTCAACATGATTCAGGTAGAGTTCTCCGGAATTTTTAATGTAAACAAGATAAAAAGGATGAAGACGATTTAATTTATTGATATTGATGCCTGAGTTTATGTTTTTTAAAATAAAAACTACTCCTGATTGTAAATCTTCGGTTGACTGAACCACTGTATGTAATCCTTCCGGAATATGAGTAAGTCCGCCATAAGACTTAATAAAATTTGAAAGGTCAACACGAAAATCATTAAGACCCAGGTCTGTAATACTAACCCCTTCTCTCAGATCTTCCAGGTCAATGACTTCTTCCTGCAGTTTCCGAAGCTGAATCTTTCGATATTCCAGATCCTTTTCATTTGCATTCAGAATATTATCATCTCCGGTGCTGGCCATGTTACTGATTAACATCCGGCTTTCAACACGTTGCTTTAAATTAATATATGCATCAAGTGTAACATCCGGCCAAAAGTTAACCAATGTAATACTTGAGTTCTTTGAGCCTATTCGGTCAATACGGCCAAAACGCTGAATAATCCTTACCGGATTCCAGTGAATATCATAGTTTACCAGAAAATCACAATCCTGTAAATTCTGGCCCTCTGAAATACAATCAGTCGCTATCAATAATTCTATCGAGTCATTCAATCCGGGATACACCAGTTCTTTGTCCTTTGACAGTGGTGAAAAACAGGTAAGCAAAGGATTTAAGTCAGCCGGAATACTTTTTACATTACTGCTTTTCCGGGAACCGGTAATAACTGCCGTGTGAATGCTATATTTTTCCTTTATATGTCCCTGAATGTTTTCATACAGGTAATTAGCGGTATCCGCAAAGGCAGTAAAAACAAGTGCCTTTTGATTCCCATTGTTGAAGGGCTGGTTTATCTTATTGTCCAACAATGAGATAAGTTGTTGAAGTTTGTAATCATTCTCACCCCTGACATCAACAATATCACTCCATAATTTATTGAGTATCAACAAATCTTCACTTAGATCCTCCTTCCACCGTGTGGTATCCATATCAGCGATATAGACTTTTACTTTTCTACCAATTACATTTTCTTCATCTCCCCAATCAGCCTCCCAATCAAACTCTTCATCATCAAGTTTTGCCTGAATACCATCATATTCCCCTGTTCCTCCCCTGGCGATAGTTTTTAGAGCTTGTTCAATTTGGGTAATAATGCCCTCAAGTGTGAGCCTGAATGAATCCACCGAGCTTTCCAAACGTTTTAGCAAATTGATCCTCATGAGTACCTGGAGGCTTCTCTCACGGTCTAATTGAGTTAGCCTTCCTGACTTGACTGTTTTATCGTAAAGATCGGCATACAGCCCGATTTTGCTTTGAAGAATGTAGTTTAGAGGGGAGTATATAGACAAATTCAACAATGTCAATTTCTCGGCAATGTCAACATATGTAACTTCTCCGTTTTTCGTTAAAGGACTTTGAATTGAAACCGGTTTATTACGCTCAGGAAATTTTCCGATAGCAGTAGTATCGTAATAAGTAGTAATGTGCTTTCTGGACCTTGCGATAGTTAAAGAATCGAGAATCTCAAAGAAGTCAAAATCAAGCATATCCAACAACTTTTCCGTTGTTCTTTCTGCTGCATCGTATCTACTCCAGACATTAAATGCCTGTTGTGCTTTCCGGAAAATAAGATCGATTCCTTTATCGGTATCTAATTTACTATCAATTATTGTAGGATCACCTTCATAGGCCAAAGCTAATTGGTTCCTTAAGTCATTAAATCGATTGTTTACTGGTGTTGCTGAAAGCATGAGTACTTTAGTTTCAATACCTTCCTGAATAACCTTCCTCATCAGACTTTGGTATCTGTTTTCCTTTCCGGAATTGGGATTGTTATTCCTGAAATTATGCGATTCATCAATAACAATAAGACCATAATTACCCCAATTCACTGTTTCAAGATTGCGGCCATTACTCATACCTCGACTTCGGGTAAGGTCTGTATGGAATAATACATCATAGCGAAAACGATCGCCTGATAAAATATTGTTCTTATCGTTGTGTCGATATGTATTCCAGTTTGCTTCGAGTTTTTTCGGACAAAGAACCAAAATATCTTTGTTCCTCATTTCATAGTACTTGATTACACCAAGTGCTGAAAAGGTTTTGCCTAATCCCACACTATCAGCCAATATGCAGCCTTTGTATTTTTCCAACTTATTAATGGCTCCAATAACAGCATCCTTTTGAAAGTTGTAGAGCTTACTCCAGATCAGCGTTTCTTTGAATCCTATCTGGTCATTAGGCAGGTTATCCATGGATATATCTTCCAGGAAGTCATTGAAGATATTGTAAAGAGTAATGAAATAGATAAACTCAGGACTATTCTCATTGTAGGCACTCTCAAAGTAATCCTGCACTTTGTGGGTTACATCCTGTAGGTCTTCCTCATTTTCCCAAATCTGATTGAACCATTCAAGAAACGCTTTACTATCGGGGTAGTCAGATTTCTGTATAAGGGTTGGAAATCCTTTTTTTTGGGTAATCCCTAGGTCTGATGTTGTAAAACTACTCAGATTTGAATATGCAAATTCCTCCTGATTCCAATTCTTAACATGAATCATTCCATTGATTGGCAGGTTCTGGTGCTTATTCGATTTAAAAACAACCTTCTCTTTTACCCACCTGGAGCACTCTCTGGCAATAGCTCTTTGGTTAAGCTGATTCTTTAATCTAAGCTCAAATTCACCCCCACATAGTTCAGATTCCTTATAAATGTGAGGGATATAAAACAGTCGGGTATGTTTAGTAAAGTTTTCTTCAATGAAAGTTGGAGAACTGAAAACAAATCTCAGTTCATCAATCTTTTCTAATTCCTTCTTAAGGGCTTCGAATGCATAAATAGAAAAGGATGAGGCGGCAATGCACAATTTGCTTCCCTTTCGAATGCTTTGTTTTAGATCATCTCCAAGACGGGTATTTATGTTATCTATTAGCTTCATTAGATTTTTAGGTTGCTAACAAAATTCTGCGTCGCATTTATTAGTCTAACCATAGCTGATACAATGTTATCTATAATCTCTCCCCATTGCTCTACGGGACTTTTGTATCCTCCATCATTGAAGTCTTTTCTGATGCTACACACCCTATATCCTTCAAGGTCTGCCCAATTTAATTCAGACCCAAACGATTCTTCTATCACTAGTTGATTTATCTTCAACTTATTAAGTATGTTCAAATTCTCTACATCCTGCCCTTTGCCCCTATCAATTCTAAGTTCAATCCTGGTTGAAAATTGATTTACCCAATAAACATAGGTAAGGCCTTTAACTCCGGCAGTAGCCCCAATCCATGCATCCCGCCCTGATGCAGTAATTAATGAGAATAATTTCAAATTCTGCTTAATGGACAATGCCAATAATTGATCCCAGAATGCTTTTCTTAAATCATCTTGTTTTGAATGCTCCTTTTTAATTTTCCCAATTTGTTTGGATTCTTCGCTCGGGCCAGAGATTACAGTTAGCAGGGGTGCGGGATTACTTTCACCAATCTTAATGGCTTGTAATTTTATCAAGAAAAAATCGCAACCATTATCACCTTCATTCAACCAGGCAATTGCATTTATATGCTCTTGTTTAGGTGTTTCAACAATCCAGATTGCAATTTTAGCTTCGAATGAAGTTAAATAGGTTATTAACTTGCCTAGATGGTCATGATTGCTGGCCCCGAATTGATTTTCAATCACAACGATATCACCAGATGCAGTCTGAGCTTTTATATCAAGGCTAAAGTTACCGGTTGATTGTTCCCGTTCAGCATTCGATAGCTCAATTCCAATAGCCTCACCTAATGCATCTATATTTTCACATAGCCAGGGAGTCAGATTCTTATCTTCGTATTTAAATGCATCCTTGATCGGGATTCTTAAAATTTTCTCAATTTTGGTCATAATGGTTGTACTATTTCGATTAATCTTGAAAAACTACTTACCTTCTCAAACCTCACCTCATTGCCACTTATCTCCTTAAAATGCTCTGTTGCGCAATGGATTTTAAGTTTCTCTATTTCCCTTAAATCCATATCCGAATCGGAACCTTTTGTTTCTGTTACAAAATATATGTGGCGGACCTTTTCTTTATCAAACACAATGGCCCAGTCCGGACTGTAGTTTGCAACGGGGGTGGATATGTAAAAGCTCTTGGGCAGTTTAGCATAAACAACTACCTCAACACTGTTTTCAAGTGCTTTCGCGAAATCAGATTCAATTTTTGAATCAGAAGTAAGGTAATCGTAGATGTGCTTCTTTAAGAGGTCGGTATTACGAAGAGCAAATTTATCGTTCGAGAAAACTGTTTTGGCGTCATGCCTCTCTTCAATTTTGTGATAGACAATGTTATTGATGATCAGGCTTGCCTTTACTTCATTAATCAGCTTACTGCATTTGGCAATAAACTCTTCCGGATTTTTCCTCAGTAACAAGAACTTTTCTTCTTTAATCGCTTGTAGAATTGCAACAATGGTATTCCGGGTCAGATTAGTCAGTACTTCAATTTCTCCAACAATATCATAAACGGCATTGGTGTAAAGATCGTTTTTCAACTTAAGGTATTGACGTTCCGATTCTTTGACCAATACCCCTTCTTCCATCTGTTCCTTTGTGCCTTCCTGTAATTCCCCTGTTTTCACTTCATAGACCCTGTCTCCAATGTTTAGCTGGGCATTGATACGGATTTTACTGTCATTGATCAGCTTGTCTGTGTCAAACTTTACTTCGTAAATGGTTTTCAGGTTTATTTTCTCCCAAAGTTCCTGAAATTCCTTCTTTTTGAAATTCTTGTTTGGATTCAGCACAATTGTTTGCCTTTCATCTTCCGGTTTGAATACTTCACCGGTATATATGGCCTTTAGTATTTTACCAATTGATTCCCTGTATGGTTCAAGGTGCTCTGGCAAAGGCATTTTGTTTTGTTCAATAAGTTCCCTTCCTTCGGTGGTTATCTTGTCATTTTCGTCAATAACATCATTCATATAAAGCAGTTTATTGAGTTTTTTAGCATCCTCTTCAGTAAGCCGATGCTCTTCGTCTTTTTCATTGGTCACTAATTTTCCAACAAAATATTCTACTTCTGCCTTTTGTGGTCTGTCTTTGAGAGTCGCAGCAATTTCACTCTGCAACCCCCTGGCAAAGGTTTCATAGCTTTCCGAAGCAACTACAGTGAGTTTATTTATTTCATGAACCTGATCGCCTACTGATTCAAAATCAAGCCGGTTTCCGTTCTTGTTTACGCATAGCCGCATACCACGGCCAACTTCCTGTCTTCTTCGTGTCTGGCTTCCTCCGTCTGCATTTTTTAATGCACATATCTGGAATACATTGGGGTTATCCCAGCCCTCTTTCAAGGCGGAGTGCGAGAAAATAAACCTGGTGGGTTCCTCAAAACTCAGCAATCGCTCCTTATCCTTCATAATAAGGTCAAAGGCCGAAATATCATCAGAGTCTTCACTGCCTCGTTTTACAGAAGGATCAACCAGTTTGTTTTTCTTATCAATGGAAAAATATCCTTCATGAACTCTATGGGCTTCATCCCGTTTCAGATATTCCCCATAATTCGTAGGCATATATCCCTTATGAACTTTTCCGGGATCTGAATCTTTCAAAAAGTCATTGTACTCCTGCTGGAACAGGTCAAGAAAATCATTTCTTACACTATTATACTCTTCTTCAAAGATTCTGGCATATTCACCAAGGGCCTGTTCACCTGTTTCATCATATACACGGTATTTCTCCACCGAATCAATGAAAAACAAGGAAAGTACCTTAATACCCTTTTCAAAAAGCTGTTTTTCCTTTTTCAGGTGCGACATGATGGTTTCACGTATCTGTACCCTGCGGAAGGCATTTTCATCTTTATCATTGAGAATATCACCCGGATAAATATCCTGCCCTGCTACAACAATCTTATTCTGGTAGCCGTTTATTTCTGTAATTGTTTGATTTTTATAAGCCGGGATATTGCCTGATAACTCGTAAAGATTTGCACTTTCAGCCAATTTCTGACGTACTTTCTTTACTCCCTCACCGACTCGCTTCTCAAACTCAACAACTGCATAGGGCGGTTTTGTAGTACTCAGGCTGATCTGTTCAAGATACAAATACCCCGTGGTTCCGGTTGAGCCTTTCAGATTAATCCCTTTAACCTGTATTTTCTTTACCAATCGTTTATTATAAGCATCCAGCGCATCCAAACGAAAAACCTTGTTATATTCAACTTTGTGGGTAGCAGAGTAACGCAAGGTTAACAAAGGATTGAAGTCCTGCATATTCTTCAATGTCTTTTCACCATCCACTGATTGTGGCTCATCAATAATCAGTATAGGATTGGTTTGAGCAATAATGTCTATAGGCTTTCTGGTGCCGAATTGATCAAGCTCCTGGTAGATTCTCCGTGCATCTGCGCCGCTGGCATTAAATGCCTGGGTATTGATGATCATTACACTGATCCTGCTGTCTGAGGCAAAGTTTTCAATATCCTGTGGTCTGCCGGAATTGTATATAAAAGGATTAATCTTATGCCCGTATAATTCCTGAAAATGATCCTGGGTAACCTGAAATGATTTAAATACACCTTCGCGTATGGCAATGCTCGGCACGATTACGATGAACTTACTCCAGCCATATCGTTTATGCAGTTCATACATTGTCCGGATATAGGTATAGGTTTTACCAGTGCCTGTTTCCATCTCAATGGTAAGGTTATATCCCAGTTTTACCCCATTTGGCCGTTCAATCTGCTGGCTTTCACGCAAATCGTTATCCTTCTGGACTTTGCGAATATTTGAAAGAACATGATCTTCGGTTATTTGTAATAAACTATTCCTGTAACCTATTTCCTCTTCAATATCGTATTCAATGGTTATTGCGCCTGTTGATGCTTGCTTTGCCTTCCGGATAAGTTCTTTGCTTCGCTCCAGCGTAAACCGGTTTGTTTTGAGTGGTTGCCCGTCAAAACAATCAACAACGGCTTTCACGGCCTGTATCTGGAAGTCTTGTTCTTTAAATTGTAGTTTCATGCCTGTTTGATCAAATTCGATACTTTAAAACCAGATGCTGTTATCCTGTACTTTTGATTCCTGTCATTGAGGTTTTCAGGAATGGCAAATCCAGACCATCCTATTTCCTTCAAAGGGTCAATATGTCGTTTCCGATTTGTTGAATGTTTGGATAGGCCAATAGTTTGAAGTATTTCTTTACTTGTCTTTGGCCCTTTCCTTATCATATTTAGTATTTCTACCACGTTTTCACATATCTCCTCCTTTAGAATCCTGATTACTTGGTCACTTAGTTGGTCATTAACTTGGTTACTTACTTGGTTACCAGCTTGGTTACTATAATCTATAACATCATCTAATGTGCTGAATATTATATCAATAGCCTGGGTACTTACTTGGACACTAACCTGGTTACTTAATGTGGCAAGTGGATGATTTACCGGAAGTGCCATTTTATATCACTTTCATTTCTGTCTCCGGACTAAGTTGCTTCAATAGCTGCTTTACATTCACTTTTGCTGTATCGTCTTTAAAGCCATTATCTCTGAAAACAATACGCAAAGGAGCATCACTGGCAATAGCGTGGGCAAATTCTTCATCTATTCCGATGTCAAAACAAGCATAAAGTGAGTTTTCTGCCACTTTAAATACCTGCTTGCCGATAATAGTTGCTTGCTCAATCTTTAGCGAGAGTGGCAAACCCCAATCCAGCATAACCTGGGCCAATAAATCATCGGCCGTTCTATCCGGCTTAACATTATCGGCAAAAAGGTCCAAGGCTTTTTGATTGTAATCCTGGGGTTTGTAATACACATCCTGCATATTGCTGGAATCAAGCCGATACACCCGGAAACCGGTGTCCAGGTTATTTAAGGCAGATTGTAACTTGTAAATCTCTGCTTTTAAGGTCTCTACTTTGGGGTCTCCTTCCATGGGTAGTTTTCCTTGTGTCAACTTTTCCAGTTCTGCCTTCTTTTCATTAACCGATGATAATAGATTGTCTATTATTTGCTTGGCAGCTTTCCTGATACGTGCTTTACCAATTTCAGAAATGGTTTTGTAGCCTGATCTATATGCATCACTATTTTCTTCCGTTTTTTCGGGAAGTTGAACTAAAATGAATTGTCTCATTTCACTATCCTCTGCATTATTCATCATTAATGCATGAGCACTTGTCGCTGAGCCTGCAAAAAAATCTAAATAGATATCTCCCTTTGGCTTTTCATCATTAGTTCTAATGCTAAATAACTGAGTAAGTAATCTAACAGGTTTCGGAAAGGGGAATATTGATTTCGGAAGTAGCTCTTGAAAATCCCTAGATCCCTCTTGAGTGTAAGGACCATCAAATATGGAAAGAGGAGTCCCTCTGCGCATATACCCATTTTCATCTTTCAAGTATCCTTTGAATCTAACTTTAAAAGAACCATCCTTTTGTTTGTTAAACAAGAGTTGATTGTTTTTTTGAGCAATTTCAACTCTTTCTTTAGACCAAAGCCATTGTTTCTCTGGCCAAATTTCAATTCCATCTTTTAAAATCGGGAATCTCAAATTGGGCCTATCACCCATACTAGTGGTATCCAATGGCCAAGTTGCATAAGGCCCTCTGAGTTCATAATTTTCATCTTTTTTATTGTACATTGATGCAGTCTTCTCAGAATATGGGATGGAAATATCCTCGACTTTTGACAAATTTTTTGCATAACATAAAATGTATTCATGTAATCCAATCCAACCAATAGATTTTGCACCCCCTCCTGTTTTATTCTTCCAAACAATTTCTGTTAAAAAATTACTTTCACCGAAAATTTCATCACACAGTTTTTTTAAATTGTGTGACTCATTTTCGTCTATAGAAATAAAAATTAGGCCATTCTCCTTTAGCAAATTTCTTGCTAATTTCAAGCGAGGGTACATCATGCTTAGCCAGTCAGAATGATAACGACCTGAAGAATCGGGATTTACAACAAGTCGTTGATTGTAATCATCCTTCTGCCCGCTCTCAAATAACTCAACAGCAGCATCTTTATTCAAGTTGTCCTTATACACAAAATCCTTCCCTGTATTGTAAGGTGGATCAATGTAAATCATCTTTATCTTTCCCAGGTAGCTTTCCTGCAGGAGTTTAAGTACTTCAAGGTTGTCGCCTTCGATGTACAAGTTTTCGGTACTATCGAAGTTAACGGAATCTTCTCTCACCGGCCTCAACGTCTTATTGGTAGGCAAATTGGCTGTTACAATGGCTTCCCGCTTTCCGGGCCATTTAAGGCGGTATCGTTCTTTAGTCCCTTCTACAACTGTATGATTAAGTTCTTGCTTAAGCAAGTCAAAATCAATGGCTTTGCCTTTGGCACTTTCAGTTACACAGTTAGGAAAAAGTGCAGCAAGTTTTTCAAAGTTTTCGTTCACCAGGTCGGGTGAAGCAAGGTCTAATCTGTCTTCCATATCTTTAGTCTGATTGCCTTATCAACGGTTTCTCAGTCCGGTTCTTTCATCTTTTCTTTAAATACTGATAGCCCTTTAAGGGATTAAACAGCTAATTTATGCTATTTATGAAAACCAGCAGAACATTGGTTCAAAGAAATCTGATTCTTAAACTCTGAATACTACTCCTATCCAACCTTAAAAA
It includes:
- a CDS encoding type III restriction-modification system endonuclease produces the protein MKLQFKEQDFQIQAVKAVVDCFDGQPLKTNRFTLERSKELIRKAKQASTGAITIEYDIEEEIGYRNSLLQITEDHVLSNIRKVQKDNDLRESQQIERPNGVKLGYNLTIEMETGTGKTYTYIRTMYELHKRYGWSKFIVIVPSIAIREGVFKSFQVTQDHFQELYGHKINPFIYNSGRPQDIENFASDSRISVMIINTQAFNASGADARRIYQELDQFGTRKPIDIIAQTNPILIIDEPQSVDGEKTLKNMQDFNPLLTLRYSATHKVEYNKVFRLDALDAYNKRLVKKIQVKGINLKGSTGTTGYLYLEQISLSTTKPPYAVVEFEKRVGEGVKKVRQKLAESANLYELSGNIPAYKNQTITEINGYQNKIVVAGQDIYPGDILNDKDENAFRRVQIRETIMSHLKKEKQLFEKGIKVLSLFFIDSVEKYRVYDETGEQALGEYARIFEEEYNSVRNDFLDLFQQEYNDFLKDSDPGKVHKGYMPTNYGEYLKRDEAHRVHEGYFSIDKKNKLVDPSVKRGSEDSDDISAFDLIMKDKERLLSFEEPTRFIFSHSALKEGWDNPNVFQICALKNADGGSQTRRRQEVGRGMRLCVNKNGNRLDFESVGDQVHEINKLTVVASESYETFARGLQSEIAATLKDRPQKAEVEYFVGKLVTNEKDEEHRLTEEDAKKLNKLLYMNDVIDENDKITTEGRELIEQNKMPLPEHLEPYRESIGKILKAIYTGEVFKPEDERQTIVLNPNKNFKKKEFQELWEKINLKTIYEVKFDTDKLINDSKIRINAQLNIGDRVYEVKTGELQEGTKEQMEEGVLVKESERQYLKLKNDLYTNAVYDIVGEIEVLTNLTRNTIVAILQAIKEEKFLLLRKNPEEFIAKCSKLINEVKASLIINNIVYHKIEERHDAKTVFSNDKFALRNTDLLKKHIYDYLTSDSKIESDFAKALENSVEVVVYAKLPKSFYISTPVANYSPDWAIVFDKEKVRHIYFVTETKGSDSDMDLREIEKLKIHCATEHFKEISGNEVRFEKVSSFSRLIEIVQPL
- a CDS encoding Fic family protein — encoded protein: MALPVNHPLATLSNQVSVQVSTQAIDIIFSTLDDVIDYSNQAGNQVSNQVNDQLSDQVIRILKEEICENVVEILNMIRKGPKTSKEILQTIGLSKHSTNRKRHIDPLKEIGWSGFAIPENLNDRNQKYRITASGFKVSNLIKQA
- a CDS encoding site-specific DNA-methyltransferase, translating into MEDRLDLASPDLVNENFEKLAALFPNCVTESAKGKAIDFDLLKQELNHTVVEGTKERYRLKWPGKREAIVTANLPTNKTLRPVREDSVNFDSTENLYIEGDNLEVLKLLQESYLGKIKMIYIDPPYNTGKDFVYKDNLNKDAAVELFESGQKDDYNQRLVVNPDSSGRYHSDWLSMMYPRLKLARNLLKENGLIFISIDENESHNLKKLCDEIFGESNFLTEIVWKNKTGGGAKSIGWIGLHEYILCYAKNLSKVEDISIPYSEKTASMYNKKDENYELRGPYATWPLDTTSMGDRPNLRFPILKDGIEIWPEKQWLWSKERVEIAQKNNQLLFNKQKDGSFKVRFKGYLKDENGYMRRGTPLSIFDGPYTQEGSRDFQELLPKSIFPFPKPVRLLTQLFSIRTNDEKPKGDIYLDFFAGSATSAHALMMNNAEDSEMRQFILVQLPEKTEENSDAYRSGYKTISEIGKARIRKAAKQIIDNLLSSVNEKKAELEKLTQGKLPMEGDPKVETLKAEIYKLQSALNNLDTGFRVYRLDSSNMQDVYYKPQDYNQKALDLFADNVKPDRTADDLLAQVMLDWGLPLSLKIEQATIIGKQVFKVAENSLYACFDIGIDEEFAHAIASDAPLRIVFRDNGFKDDTAKVNVKQLLKQLSPETEMKVI